From a single Eubalaena glacialis isolate mEubGla1 chromosome 15, mEubGla1.1.hap2.+ XY, whole genome shotgun sequence genomic region:
- the RNF152 gene encoding E3 ubiquitin-protein ligase RNF152, whose product METLSQESLLECQICFNYYSPRRRPKLLDCKHTCCSVCLQQMRTSQKDVRCPWCRGITKLPPGFSVSQLPDDPEVLAVIAIPHASEHTPVFIKLPSNGCYMLPLPISKERALLPGDMGCRLLPGSQQKAVTVVTIPAEQQPLQGGAPPEAVEEEPDRRGVVKSSTWSGVCTVILVACVLVFLLGIVLHNMSCISKRFTVISCG is encoded by the coding sequence ATGGAGACGCTCTCCCAAGAGTCTTTGCTGGAATGTCAGATCTGCTTCAATTACTACAGCCCCCGGCGAAGGCCCAAGTTGCTGGATTGCAAACACACGTGCTGCTCGGTGTGCCTTCAGCAGATGAGGACGAGCCAGAAGGACGTGAGGTGCCCCTGGTGCCGGGGCATCACCAAGCTGCCCCCGGGCTTCTCCGTGTCCCAGCTCCCGGACGACCCCGAGGTCCTTGCCGTCATCGCCATCCCGCACGCCTCCGAACACACCCCAGTCTTCATCAAACTTCCGAGCAATGGGTGCTACATGCTGCCCCTGCCCATCTCCAAGGAGCGAGCGCTGCTGCCCGGAGACATGGGCTGCCGTCTGCTGCCCGGGAGCCAGCAGAAGGCCGTCACCGTGGTGACCATCCCGGCAGAGCAGCAGCCTCTGCAGGGCGGGGCTCCGCCCGAGGCGGTGGAGGAGGAGCCAGACAGGCGGGGCGTGGTGAAAAGCTCCACCTGGTCCGGGGTGTGCACTGTGATCTTGGTGGCCTGCGTCCTGGTCTTCCTTCTCGGCATCGTGCTCCACAACATGTCCTGCATTTCTAAGCGCTTCACTGTGATATCCTGTGGCTGA